One Euphorbia lathyris chromosome 1, ddEupLath1.1, whole genome shotgun sequence DNA segment encodes these proteins:
- the LOC136206921 gene encoding 14-3-3-like protein — protein MSPTELSREEYVYMAKLAEQAERYEEMVEFMEKVAKTVDVEELTVEERNLLSVAYKNVIGARRASWRIISSIEQKEESRGNEDHVTIIKDYRSKIESELSKICDGILSLLESHLVPSASSAESKVFYLKMKGDYHRYLAEFKTGAERKEAAESTLLAYKSAQDIALAELAPTHPIRLGLALNFSVFYYEILNSPDRACNLAKQAFDEAISELDTLGEESYKDSTLIMQLLRDNLTLWTSDITDEAGDEIKEASKRESGEGQQPQQ, from the exons ATGTCACCCACAGAATTATCACGCGAGGAATATGTCTACATGGCCAAGTTGGCTGAACAAGCAGAACGGTATGAGGAAATGGTTGAGTTTATGGAAAAGGTTGCAAAGACAGTTGATGTTGAGGAGTTAACCGTGGAGGAAAGGAATCTTCTCTCTGTAGCGTACAAGAATGTCATTGGGGCCCGGAGGGCTTCATGGAGGATAATCTCTTCCATTGAGCAGAAGGAAGAGAGCAGGGGAAATGAGGACCATGTCACTATCATTAAGGACTACAGGAGTAAGATTGAATCAGAGCTGAGCAAGATTTGTGATGGGATCTTGAGCCTGCTCGAGTCACACCTCGTACCCTCTGCCTCATCTGCTGAGTCTAAGGTATTTTATCTCAAGATGAAAGGTGATTACCACAGGTATCTTGCTGAGTTCAAGACAGGTGCTGAGAGGAAGGAAGCTGCCGAGAGCACTTTGTTGGCATACAAGTCTGCTCAG GATATCGCTCTTGCTGAACTTGCTCCTACGCACCCGATAAGGCTTGGACTCGCTCTTAACTTCTCTGTCTTTTACTATGAGATACTTAACTCACCTGACCGTGCTTGCAATCTTGCAAAGCAG GCCTTTGACGAGGCAATTTCGGAGCTGGATACATTAGGTGAGGAATCTTACAAGGACAGTACACTGATCATGCAACTTCTCCGAGACAATTTAACCCTGTGGACTTCTGATATCACG GATGAGGCTGGGGATGAAATCAAAGAAGCATCAAAACGTGAATCAGGCGAGGGACAACAGCCACAGCAGTAG